One stretch of Alcaligenes faecalis DNA includes these proteins:
- the avs2 gene encoding AVAST type 2 anti-phage system protein Avs2, whose protein sequence is MKHSSAALDLDWTSIRALNGSKQDAFEELCTQLARTSCPSGSKFIRKGRPDAGVEAHVVHSDGTEWAWQSKYFDTLKSSQWTQLDKSVKAALAGHPRLTRYFVCVSLDLADGRVGSTKSARQQWDEHVSKWSGWAARQGMSVEFIWHGSHELLTELAMPQHDGLVHFFFGTRYLDDDWFQARLSEAHKAAGPRYTPELNIKLYIENPFEAVGRTRDFFNGIQAKARPIKDQLRRRPFSLGKDPDPTLANKILAAHAACERALNEFRTLSEDPLRSDPLGNLKDSLRHSVRCAKDLLLEYQRQREAAKTAQKDVGASTTTHQDTYDHSYTLRELYSDLRGALSHVDEFSEVAASSLVLLTGDAGSGKTHLLCDIAKRRHDRGLPTVVLMGQRFLDTSDPWVQALQQLDLGNWNAKDFVKALEIVAQRAHSKVLFVVDAINEGAGRQLWPAHLASFLDRLKASPWISTVLSVRSSYAEDLLPEGGLPSAVKVEHYGFESVEFDSTRAFFEYYGIDLPSTPLLAPEFSNPLYLKTLCLGLQASGQSRLPRGFHGVVKAFDQYVASVNKKVARELDYPPHNKLVTRALKDLAERMVENHQPWVSYEVADQLVNTHLPGRDYSRSLMAKLFGEGLLIEERAWSDAEEGLVSVVQIAYERLSDYLCVEILLDHHLDAKEPSGTFKLGGPLDLDSLRTTWRRPGFHEALHILVAERTGQELIVLVPDLIEEHFTAKVFLNSIVWRDPSAVTPQTIAKLLELKGSNADDVIDALVTLATIPAHPLNAWFTDTLLRESCMAERDAWWTIGLHGLWGQQSAVDRLIQWANRLWPHLDMTDEAADLTACIIAWLLPSSNRFLRDHATKALVRVLTWRPQVIERLIERFCDLDDAYIAERVLAAAYGAAMRSVDAVGMSAVANCTYAKVFATGRPRPHLLFREYAQGIIKRAAYLCNEPTTAIWPNVDPPYASDWPAIPSKSEVDIIAPTWSEDESKKFSWAHHRIRRSVMDDDFGRYVIGTNSWSTNWLSLRLDEPQWIPLERRIQKIVSTLGDIERHAWERFEEAAQAVNLERYSLSWANRRAGTSDTDCVATRPPSSAEQMLDKIRASLLDNVSKRQRAALLPLMDEITDTERRRQPPKFDLKLVQRYVVGRVFQLGWTSKRFGQFDENLFTSGRDANKPERIGKKYQWIAYQEMLAFMADHYQYIAGPRSDRIGGVYQGSWQDRVRDIDPSNVIAAKPKHEDDMSVPHAFWASRGIVDWGNGSAAKSWAQVTSDIPMPESLLFSRDEPSQIEWINLHTHMEWLMPKPALEDSFKDGRREVWLHADGALVRRADVSKLRAKGMACKIAALGSLEGGLREIFLGEIGWSEASRFFDDPYYSHQGWAGGVDSDVIDAIAVTQGYVRERGSLDCSITSETISLRVPTDRMLMLMNARWSGILATYLDMEDSIVAFDPSANVAGPSALLVRKDCLQDVLQAHDLVVCWVIQGEKTDAEGSPDYHINARRSFHGLFVWDGVNVSGNYSFDEIESYDAAS, encoded by the coding sequence ATGAAGCATTCAAGCGCAGCTCTCGACTTAGATTGGACATCAATCCGCGCTCTCAACGGGTCAAAGCAAGATGCCTTCGAGGAACTCTGCACCCAGTTAGCCCGTACATCTTGTCCATCTGGTTCTAAATTCATCCGTAAAGGTCGCCCTGACGCTGGCGTGGAAGCACATGTTGTGCACTCGGACGGTACAGAGTGGGCATGGCAATCAAAGTATTTTGATACCCTGAAGAGTTCCCAGTGGACGCAGCTAGACAAGTCGGTCAAGGCCGCGCTGGCTGGTCATCCTAGATTGACTCGATATTTCGTATGCGTGTCCCTGGATCTGGCAGACGGGCGAGTCGGGAGCACAAAATCTGCACGACAACAATGGGACGAGCACGTCTCAAAGTGGTCTGGGTGGGCCGCTCGCCAGGGCATGTCCGTCGAGTTCATTTGGCACGGTAGCCATGAATTGCTTACAGAACTTGCGATGCCTCAGCACGACGGCCTTGTCCATTTCTTCTTCGGGACGCGGTACCTTGATGACGATTGGTTTCAAGCTCGATTGTCGGAGGCACATAAAGCGGCAGGACCTCGATACACACCAGAGCTGAACATCAAGCTGTATATCGAAAATCCGTTCGAAGCGGTAGGCCGTACGCGCGATTTTTTCAATGGCATTCAGGCCAAGGCTCGACCAATCAAGGATCAACTGCGAAGACGTCCGTTCAGCCTGGGTAAAGATCCGGATCCAACTTTAGCAAACAAAATCCTGGCTGCACACGCAGCTTGTGAGCGTGCGCTCAACGAGTTCCGAACCTTATCGGAAGATCCTCTTCGGTCAGATCCACTGGGTAATCTTAAAGACTCGCTGCGACACTCTGTGCGATGTGCTAAAGACCTGTTATTAGAGTACCAGCGCCAGCGTGAGGCTGCGAAAACCGCCCAGAAGGATGTCGGTGCAAGCACCACGACGCACCAGGATACATATGACCACTCCTATACGCTTCGCGAGTTGTACTCAGACCTAAGGGGGGCTCTCTCGCATGTTGACGAGTTCAGTGAGGTAGCAGCTAGCAGTCTGGTTCTTCTCACTGGTGATGCGGGTAGCGGTAAGACGCATCTGCTGTGCGACATTGCTAAACGTCGGCACGACAGAGGGCTGCCCACGGTGGTTCTTATGGGCCAACGATTTTTGGATACCAGCGACCCCTGGGTTCAAGCTTTGCAGCAACTGGACTTGGGCAACTGGAATGCCAAAGACTTTGTTAAGGCGCTTGAAATTGTCGCGCAGCGTGCCCACAGTAAGGTGCTTTTCGTCGTCGATGCGATCAACGAAGGAGCTGGACGGCAACTCTGGCCTGCCCACCTTGCGTCCTTTCTTGATCGCTTGAAAGCGTCACCATGGATCAGCACAGTTCTTTCGGTGCGTAGTTCCTATGCAGAGGATCTGCTGCCTGAAGGAGGTTTGCCCAGCGCGGTTAAGGTTGAGCATTACGGATTCGAGAGCGTCGAATTTGACTCCACGCGAGCGTTTTTTGAATACTACGGAATTGATCTGCCCTCTACCCCGCTTCTGGCGCCTGAGTTCAGCAATCCTTTGTATCTCAAGACTTTGTGTCTAGGGCTGCAGGCTTCAGGGCAGAGTCGCCTGCCGCGAGGTTTTCACGGCGTGGTCAAAGCGTTCGACCAGTACGTTGCTAGCGTGAACAAGAAGGTAGCCAGAGAGCTTGACTACCCCCCTCACAACAAGCTTGTCACGCGCGCATTGAAGGATCTGGCTGAGCGTATGGTCGAAAACCACCAGCCATGGGTGAGCTATGAGGTTGCCGACCAGCTTGTCAATACACATTTACCTGGTCGAGACTATTCGCGCTCGCTAATGGCCAAGCTCTTTGGTGAGGGGCTGTTAATCGAAGAGAGAGCGTGGTCAGATGCAGAGGAAGGTCTCGTGTCTGTTGTTCAAATTGCTTATGAGCGGTTGTCAGACTATCTATGTGTCGAGATTCTCCTTGATCACCATTTGGATGCCAAAGAGCCATCAGGTACCTTCAAACTAGGCGGCCCACTGGATCTTGATTCGCTGCGCACAACTTGGCGTCGTCCCGGCTTTCATGAGGCACTTCACATTCTGGTGGCAGAGCGCACTGGTCAAGAACTGATAGTGTTGGTGCCGGATCTCATCGAAGAGCATTTCACTGCAAAAGTCTTTTTGAACAGCATCGTGTGGAGAGATCCCTCTGCTGTTACACCACAAACTATAGCTAAGCTTCTCGAGCTGAAGGGGTCTAATGCTGATGACGTTATCGATGCTCTTGTGACGTTGGCAACTATCCCTGCTCATCCACTGAATGCCTGGTTTACGGACACACTGCTTCGCGAGAGCTGTATGGCTGAGCGAGATGCGTGGTGGACCATCGGTCTGCATGGCCTTTGGGGGCAGCAAAGCGCGGTTGATCGGCTTATTCAGTGGGCAAATCGCCTGTGGCCGCACCTCGATATGACGGATGAGGCTGCAGATCTAACTGCGTGCATCATCGCGTGGCTGTTGCCTTCGTCAAACCGGTTTCTTCGTGACCATGCAACCAAGGCACTGGTCCGAGTTCTTACTTGGCGGCCGCAAGTTATCGAGCGGTTAATCGAGCGGTTCTGTGATCTGGATGATGCCTACATTGCTGAGCGTGTGCTGGCCGCAGCATATGGCGCAGCAATGAGATCCGTGGATGCCGTTGGCATGAGCGCTGTAGCCAATTGTACGTACGCGAAGGTATTTGCCACCGGTCGGCCTCGGCCGCATCTGCTGTTTCGAGAATATGCCCAAGGAATCATAAAGAGGGCTGCATACCTGTGTAATGAGCCCACCACTGCGATATGGCCAAACGTGGATCCACCCTATGCCAGCGATTGGCCGGCCATTCCTTCCAAGAGTGAGGTCGACATAATCGCTCCAACGTGGTCTGAAGATGAGTCGAAGAAGTTCTCTTGGGCGCATCACCGAATACGTCGTTCTGTCATGGACGATGATTTCGGTCGATATGTCATAGGGACCAACTCTTGGTCAACGAACTGGCTGTCACTTCGGCTGGACGAGCCTCAGTGGATACCGCTTGAGCGGCGGATTCAGAAAATCGTGTCCACGCTAGGCGATATCGAGCGTCATGCATGGGAGCGTTTCGAGGAGGCCGCGCAGGCTGTCAACCTGGAGAGATACAGCCTTAGCTGGGCAAATCGACGGGCGGGCACAAGTGACACTGATTGTGTGGCCACTCGGCCACCGAGCAGTGCCGAACAGATGCTCGACAAGATTCGGGCCAGTCTGCTTGATAACGTGAGCAAAAGACAACGAGCAGCTCTTTTGCCACTGATGGACGAGATTACCGATACCGAACGAAGACGGCAGCCCCCAAAGTTTGATCTGAAGCTGGTGCAACGTTATGTAGTTGGGCGCGTCTTTCAACTAGGGTGGACATCGAAGCGCTTCGGGCAGTTTGATGAGAACCTGTTTACCAGCGGCCGTGATGCCAACAAGCCTGAGCGTATAGGAAAAAAATACCAATGGATTGCTTATCAGGAGATGCTTGCGTTCATGGCTGACCATTATCAATACATTGCAGGGCCTAGGTCCGATAGGATTGGTGGTGTCTACCAGGGTAGCTGGCAGGATCGTGTACGAGACATCGATCCATCTAACGTCATAGCCGCGAAGCCTAAGCATGAGGATGACATGTCAGTGCCGCACGCCTTCTGGGCGTCGCGTGGGATAGTTGATTGGGGAAACGGTAGTGCAGCTAAGTCATGGGCACAAGTTACCAGCGATATTCCGATGCCGGAGAGTTTGCTGTTCAGTCGTGATGAACCGTCCCAAATCGAATGGATCAACTTACACACGCATATGGAATGGCTTATGCCAAAGCCTGCCTTAGAAGATTCATTCAAGGATGGTCGGCGAGAGGTTTGGCTCCATGCCGACGGTGCTTTGGTGAGGCGCGCGGATGTGAGCAAGCTCAGAGCAAAAGGCATGGCTTGTAAGATTGCTGCTCTTGGTAGCCTCGAGGGCGGGTTGCGTGAGATTTTTCTTGGCGAGATTGGTTGGTCGGAAGCCTCGAGGTTCTTTGATGATCCGTACTATTCACACCAGGGGTGGGCAGGTGGAGTCGATTCGGATGTGATTGATGCAATTGCCGTCACCCAAGGCTATGTACGTGAAAGAGGATCGCTCGATTGTTCGATAACCTCTGAAACCATTTCGCTGCGTGTGCCTACAGATAGGATGCTTATGCTTATGAATGCTCGATGGAGTGGCATATTGGCGACCTACCTTGACATGGAAGACAGCATTGTTGCGTTCGATCCGTCTGCTAACGTGGCGGGGCCGTCAGCACTTCTGGTTAGAAAGGACTGCTTGCAAGATGTATTGCAGGCACATGACCTGGTTGTGTGTTGGGTGATACAAGGCGAGAAGACTGATGCTGAAGGTTCTCCTGATTATCACATTAATGCACGTAGATCATTTCATGGGCTCTTCGTCTGGGATGGTGTGAATGTGTCAGGTAACTATTCATTTGACGAAATTGAATCGTACGATGCAGCTTCATGA
- a CDS encoding SDR family oxidoreductase — translation MDLGILGRRALICGASSGLGLACAQTLAAEGVQVTLVSRSEHKLQEAAKQIEASTGVAAKWITADLSQTADRQAVAAACSDIDILVTNAGGPPSMPFAQLDTTHWQAALEQNFLAAVELIQAVLPGMVSRRFGRIVNITSVSVRSPVTNLELSTAARMALTGFVASVSREVAQHNVAINNLLPGTIMTDRLQELGPVAEKMIASVPAGRAGTPSEFGAACAFLCSEAAGFIVGQNLAIDGGLVRATI, via the coding sequence ATGGATTTAGGAATTCTCGGACGACGTGCGTTGATCTGTGGAGCATCGAGTGGTTTAGGTTTGGCGTGTGCCCAGACCCTTGCCGCTGAAGGCGTTCAGGTCACCCTAGTATCTCGTAGCGAACACAAGCTACAAGAAGCCGCCAAGCAGATTGAAGCCTCTACAGGTGTTGCAGCTAAATGGATTACCGCCGATCTTTCTCAAACAGCCGACAGACAAGCCGTAGCTGCCGCGTGCTCGGACATCGACATTCTGGTGACCAACGCGGGCGGGCCTCCGTCTATGCCTTTTGCTCAGTTGGATACCACTCACTGGCAAGCCGCTTTGGAGCAAAATTTCCTGGCAGCGGTGGAGCTAATTCAGGCTGTGTTGCCAGGCATGGTGAGCCGCCGCTTTGGCCGCATCGTCAATATCACCTCGGTGTCCGTCCGTTCACCTGTGACCAACCTGGAGTTGTCCACTGCTGCTCGTATGGCCTTGACTGGCTTCGTTGCCAGTGTGTCTCGCGAAGTAGCCCAGCATAACGTCGCTATCAACAACCTGTTGCCCGGCACCATCATGACGGACCGCTTGCAGGAGCTGGGGCCTGTGGCTGAAAAAATGATTGCATCTGTACCAGCAGGGCGAGCTGGAACGCCGAGCGAATTTGGTGCTGCATGTGCTTTCTTGTGCAGCGAGGCCGCAGGTTTTATCGTAGGTCAGAATTTGGCTATTGATGGTGGTTTGGTACGAGCTACGATCTGA
- a CDS encoding DJ-1/PfpI family protein yields the protein MSGKTASATSTSTAGNTAKKQIGIVLFDQFETLDVFGPVEMWGGMPDYETVMVSQQGGLVRSSQGIETQTFYSFETAPQFDILMVPGGMGTRSEINNPAMLAFIQKQDKATQWTVSVCTGAALLAKAGVLKQRRATSNKLAFDFAVAQDGDVLWQKQARWVFDGKYVTSSGVSAGTDMALALVEKLYNREQAESIAHWTEYVWNSDPTIDPFAR from the coding sequence ATGAGCGGTAAGACAGCATCGGCTACATCTACCAGCACAGCAGGGAATACAGCAAAAAAACAAATCGGCATTGTGCTGTTTGATCAGTTTGAGACTCTCGATGTATTCGGGCCGGTGGAAATGTGGGGTGGGATGCCGGATTACGAGACGGTCATGGTGTCTCAGCAGGGTGGGCTGGTTCGTTCGTCTCAAGGGATAGAAACTCAGACTTTCTATAGTTTCGAGACGGCTCCGCAATTCGATATTCTGATGGTTCCCGGCGGTATGGGAACGCGCAGTGAAATTAATAACCCCGCCATGCTGGCCTTCATTCAGAAGCAGGACAAGGCAACGCAGTGGACGGTGTCGGTGTGTACGGGGGCGGCTTTATTGGCCAAGGCGGGTGTTCTGAAGCAGCGCCGGGCTACGTCTAATAAGCTGGCGTTTGATTTTGCGGTGGCTCAGGATGGAGATGTGCTTTGGCAAAAGCAGGCCCGCTGGGTGTTCGATGGCAAGTACGTCACATCCTCGGGTGTGTCGGCGGGGACGGATATGGCGTTGGCACTGGTCGAGAAGCTCTATAACCGTGAGCAAGCTGAAAGCATTGCGCATTGGACCGAGTATGTCTGGAACAGTGATCCGACAATTGATCCGTTTGCGCGCTAA
- the rlmF gene encoding 23S rRNA (adenine(1618)-N(6))-methyltransferase RlmF: MPSPKKGNSNAELPTSNKTAAQLHPRNRHQGRYDFDALIKETPELAAFVFLNPYGDQSINFADPNAVKTLNRALLKSFYGIAHWDIPANYLCPPIPGRADYVHYLADLLANSNKGAIPRGEAVRVLDIGVGANAIYPLIGNTEYGWQFLGSDIDADALTSARSIIHGNPGLPAAIKLRQQKSPRHIFKGLLGANDYFDLTLCNPPFHSSQEEAESGSQRKWRGLGKAAPKHSAPVLNFGGQNTELWCEGGEALFIRRMIEESATVGGQVFWFSTLVSKASNVPGVLNALKKAKAVKVKTVEMTQGQKQSRFVAWTFLDAAAQEVWRNERWK; the protein is encoded by the coding sequence ATGCCCTCTCCCAAAAAAGGTAATTCCAACGCTGAATTACCCACTTCAAACAAAACGGCGGCTCAACTCCACCCGCGTAACCGCCATCAGGGCCGTTACGACTTTGACGCTCTCATCAAAGAGACGCCCGAACTGGCCGCTTTCGTTTTCTTGAATCCGTACGGCGATCAAAGCATCAATTTCGCAGATCCGAATGCTGTCAAAACTCTGAATCGCGCCCTGCTGAAGAGCTTTTACGGCATAGCGCATTGGGATATTCCGGCCAATTACCTCTGCCCTCCCATTCCGGGCCGGGCCGATTACGTGCACTATCTGGCTGATTTGCTGGCCAACAGCAATAAGGGAGCCATTCCCCGTGGTGAGGCTGTACGTGTCCTTGATATTGGCGTAGGCGCAAATGCGATTTACCCATTGATTGGTAATACCGAATATGGGTGGCAGTTTCTAGGATCGGACATAGACGCCGATGCACTGACTTCTGCACGAAGCATTATTCATGGGAATCCTGGCTTGCCAGCGGCAATCAAGTTACGCCAGCAGAAGTCGCCCAGACATATCTTCAAGGGCCTGCTGGGCGCAAACGACTACTTTGACCTGACGCTGTGCAACCCACCCTTCCATTCGTCGCAGGAAGAGGCTGAAAGCGGCAGTCAACGTAAATGGCGTGGCTTGGGCAAGGCTGCACCCAAGCACAGTGCTCCTGTGCTGAACTTTGGTGGACAGAATACGGAGCTATGGTGCGAAGGCGGCGAGGCACTTTTCATCCGCCGCATGATAGAAGAAAGCGCAACGGTAGGCGGGCAAGTGTTTTGGTTCAGCACCTTGGTGTCCAAAGCATCGAATGTACCCGGCGTGTTGAATGCCTTAAAAAAGGCCAAGGCAGTTAAAGTCAAAACCGTAGAAATGACGCAAGGACAAAAGCAGAGCCGTTTCGTGGCCTGGACTTTTCTGGACGCTGCGGCACAAGAGGTTTGGCGCAACGAACGCTGGAAATAG
- the dut gene encoding dUTP diphosphatase, whose protein sequence is MHRRIEARIVNDLLGTTIEAPSYATDGSAAMDLRACLSEAVTLPAGGRTLVKTGLAINMMDPGLVAIVASRSGLSLKHGVRVAQGIGVIDADYHGEIGVILANDSDQDYVIQPGERIAQLMFQPVVQVALQFVNEFSTETERGTGGFGSTGKN, encoded by the coding sequence ATGCACCGCCGTATTGAAGCTCGCATCGTCAATGACTTGTTGGGCACAACAATTGAAGCCCCCAGCTACGCCACGGACGGCTCGGCCGCCATGGACCTGCGTGCCTGCCTGAGCGAAGCCGTCACCCTGCCCGCAGGCGGCCGTACGCTGGTTAAAACTGGCCTGGCCATCAATATGATGGACCCTGGCCTGGTGGCCATCGTCGCCTCGCGCTCGGGCCTGTCCCTGAAGCACGGCGTGCGTGTTGCCCAAGGCATTGGCGTCATTGATGCCGACTACCACGGCGAGATCGGCGTGATTCTGGCTAATGACAGCGATCAGGACTACGTGATCCAGCCCGGCGAGCGTATCGCCCAGTTGATGTTCCAGCCAGTGGTGCAAGTAGCACTGCAATTTGTGAACGAGTTCTCTACCGAGACCGAGCGCGGTACAGGTGGCTTTGGTAGCACGGGCAAGAACTAA
- the coaBC gene encoding bifunctional phosphopantothenoylcysteine decarboxylase/phosphopantothenate--cysteine ligase CoaBC, with translation MLSNKKLVFGITGGIAAYKTAELLRRSQDLGARIDVVMTESATRFISPVTFQALSGRTVYTDLWDARVPNNMAHIQLSRDADAILIAPASTNFMAKLANGLADDLLSTLCVARGHCPLLIAPAMNREMWLHPATQRNVEQLRRDGVHILGPGSGDQACGETGDGRMLEPAQLLAELTAFFQPKLLAGKRVLITAGPTSEPIDPIRVISNRSSGKMGYAIARAAQEAGAQVTLVSGPVALEAPYQVRRINVETARQMHATVMSQVNDADIFISVAAVADWYVSNASDIKIKKTSEQATPDLQFSPNPDILAEVAALKNGPFCVGFAAETDNLIEHAQAKRQRKNVPLLVANLAQRAMNADDTELVLFDEQGHMHWPAQDKLLAARQLVQDIAQRL, from the coding sequence ATGCTTAGCAATAAAAAACTGGTGTTTGGCATCACCGGCGGCATCGCTGCCTATAAAACCGCCGAACTCTTGCGTCGCAGCCAGGACCTGGGTGCCCGGATTGATGTGGTCATGACCGAATCGGCCACACGCTTCATCAGCCCGGTTACCTTTCAGGCCTTGTCGGGCCGTACTGTCTACACCGACCTGTGGGATGCGCGTGTTCCCAACAATATGGCCCACATCCAGCTTAGCCGGGATGCCGACGCCATCCTGATCGCCCCCGCCAGCACCAACTTCATGGCCAAGCTGGCCAACGGTCTGGCCGATGATTTGCTCAGCACCTTATGCGTGGCCCGTGGACACTGCCCCCTACTGATCGCCCCGGCCATGAATCGGGAAATGTGGCTGCACCCGGCCACCCAGCGCAATGTCGAACAACTGCGTCGCGACGGCGTACATATTCTGGGCCCCGGCAGCGGCGACCAGGCCTGTGGTGAAACCGGCGACGGTCGCATGCTGGAACCAGCCCAACTGCTGGCTGAACTGACCGCCTTCTTCCAGCCCAAGCTGCTGGCCGGTAAACGAGTCCTGATCACCGCTGGCCCAACCAGCGAACCTATCGACCCGATCCGCGTTATCAGCAACCGCTCCTCCGGCAAGATGGGCTACGCCATTGCCCGTGCGGCTCAGGAAGCTGGCGCGCAAGTCACGCTGGTATCCGGCCCGGTAGCATTGGAAGCGCCCTACCAGGTGCGCCGCATCAATGTGGAAACGGCCCGCCAAATGCATGCCACTGTCATGTCCCAAGTGAATGATGCCGATATCTTCATCAGCGTTGCAGCGGTAGCAGACTGGTACGTCAGCAATGCCAGCGACATCAAGATCAAAAAGACCTCCGAACAAGCCACGCCAGACCTGCAATTCAGCCCCAACCCGGACATTCTGGCTGAGGTTGCTGCCCTGAAGAACGGCCCTTTCTGCGTAGGCTTTGCCGCTGAAACCGACAACCTGATCGAGCACGCCCAGGCCAAGCGCCAGCGTAAGAATGTGCCTTTGCTGGTTGCCAACCTGGCCCAGCGCGCCATGAACGCCGACGACACCGAGCTGGTGCTGTTTGACGAGCAAGGTCATATGCACTGGCCAGCCCAGGATAAACTGCTGGCGGCGCGCCAACTGGTACAAGACATCGCCCAGCGGCTTTAA
- the lspA gene encoding signal peptidase II: MPDKDMAPSPGQARLPSRQFWAWIGLAAFIVGLDQWTKQYFDTNLFYQERWNILPFFDFTLLYNPGAAFSFLAGGQGWQRWFFVGIAVVATVFIVTMLRRSAKQPLFCLSLSLILGGAVGNVVDRLMHGHVVDFLLFYWNQSYFPAFNIADVAISCGAALLVLDEFLRMRRNKRQRA; encoded by the coding sequence ATGCCTGATAAGGACATGGCCCCTTCTCCCGGCCAGGCCCGACTGCCCTCGCGGCAGTTCTGGGCCTGGATTGGTCTGGCCGCCTTTATTGTCGGCCTGGACCAATGGACCAAACAGTATTTCGACACCAACCTGTTCTATCAGGAACGTTGGAATATCCTGCCCTTTTTTGATTTCACCCTGCTCTACAACCCCGGCGCGGCATTCAGCTTTCTGGCCGGTGGTCAGGGTTGGCAGCGCTGGTTCTTTGTAGGCATTGCCGTTGTCGCCACCGTCTTTATCGTGACCATGCTGCGCCGCTCGGCCAAGCAGCCCTTGTTTTGCCTGTCGCTAAGCCTGATTCTGGGTGGAGCCGTCGGCAACGTGGTGGATCGCCTGATGCACGGACACGTGGTAGATTTTCTGCTGTTCTACTGGAATCAATCCTACTTTCCGGCCTTCAATATTGCCGACGTCGCCATCAGCTGCGGCGCTGCCCTGTTGGTGCTGGACGAATTCCTGCGCATGCGCCGCAACAAACGACAGCGCGCCTGA